The nucleotide sequence ATGTGCCCTTATCAGGGCGGGTTTTGATACCCTAGTGGAGGCGGGATATCAACCGGAATTGGCCTACTTTGAGTGTCTCCACGAGGTAAAACTCATTGTGGACCTAATTGTAGAAGGCGGGTTAGCCAATATGCGTAATAGTATCTCAAACACGGCAGAATACGGAGACTACACAAGAGGGCCAAGGATTATAACAGAAAAGACAAGGGAAGAGATGAAAAAAATCCTGGAAGAAATCCAGTCAGGGGGGTTTGCCAGGGAATATATTCTAGAAAATCAGGCAGGCAAGCCAGTATTCACAGCTATGCGGCGAAGAGAGTCAGAGTTGCTGATTGAGAAGGTAGGAAGGGAATTAAGGGCAATGTTTAGCTGGTTGAAGAAATAAACAAGTCCTAACAATAATAATCCTCCCTGTCCCACCAGTGTAGTAAAATGACAAAAACATTTTTGGTGTGTGGATGGGGAGAACAATGGCGTACAATCTAAGAATAGCAGACTTGCCCCCCAACGAGCGGCCAAGGGAGAGGTTGTTGGAACTAGGGGCCAAAAGTCTGTCCACGGCTGAATTAATAGCCATTCTCCTAGGCACAGGTCAAGGGAAGGGGGAATTGTCTGCTGTAGGATTGGCCCAATATCTCCTCAACCAACTGGGGCAAAATAAAAGGGAGCCCCTGTCTGCATTACGGGAAATTACAGCAGTAGAACTAATGGGGATAAAGGGAATTGGGCCAGCCAAGGCAGCTACTATTCTAGCAGGGGTAGAATTAGGGAAGAGGATTTTTCAATTTCGTCCTCCCTGTAAGGCAGTGATTGATAGTCCCAGTGCCGCCGCGGCTGCCTTCAGTTATGATTTAATGTGGCAGTCTCAGGAGCGTTTTGCGGTATTGCTTTTAGACACGAAAAACGCCCTGATTGGCACTCATGTTATCACCATAGGGACAGCCACAGAGACACTGATTCATCCCAGGGAGTTATTTAGGGAGGCCATAAAACAGTCGGCTACTAGTGTCATTATCGCCCACAATCACCCTTCTGGTAATTTGGAACCATCTCTGGAAGACTTGAATCTGACGGTGAAATTGTTAGAATGTGCCTCCATAGTGGGGATTCCTATTTTAGATCACCTAATTATAGGCAATGGTGAATACCGTAGCCTCCGCCAAACCTCTAATCTTTGGGATGGCTATGATTTTTGAGTCTTTTTATACTTCAAACATGGCACGAGAAATCAAACTCCTGGCGATGGACTGAATGCCTGTATGTTCAAAGTAGTTGGTGGTAATATCGAGGAAGGCAGCGAGGTAGTCAAACTGGGCTTCGGAAAATTCG is from Geminocystis sp. M7585_C2015_104 and encodes:
- a CDS encoding ketol-acid reductoisomerase (catalyzes the formation of (R)-2,3-dihydroxy-3-methylbutanoate from (S)-2-hydroxy-2-methyl-3-oxobutanoate in valine and isoleucine biosynthesis), translated to CALIRAGFDTLVEAGYQPELAYFECLHEVKLIVDLIVEGGLANMRNSISNTAEYGDYTRGPRIITEKTREEMKKILEEIQSGGFAREYILENQAGKPVFTAMRRRESELLIEKVGRELRAMFSWLKK
- the radC gene encoding DNA repair protein RadC; the encoded protein is MAYNLRIADLPPNERPRERLLELGAKSLSTAELIAILLGTGQGKGELSAVGLAQYLLNQLGQNKREPLSALREITAVELMGIKGIGPAKAATILAGVELGKRIFQFRPPCKAVIDSPSAAAAAFSYDLMWQSQERFAVLLLDTKNALIGTHVITIGTATETLIHPRELFREAIKQSATSVIIAHNHPSGNLEPSLEDLNLTVKLLECASIVGIPILDHLIIGNGEYRSLRQTSNLWDGYDF